DNA from Gemmatimonadaceae bacterium:
GTCGCCAGTATCGCTGGGGATCACGTCGAGGGGCCAGACGATGGTGGCCGTGACGCCGGCGAGCGGTGAGCCGCCGAGGGCGATCGATGTGCCGTGCGCATCGGTGACAGCGTGGGCCAACGCGAGCGCCCAGTCCGTGCCGGACGCGGACTGCCGCCACCCGCCAAAGTGCATGACGGTGAGCTCCACGCCGCGCGTGCCGGCCGTGCTCGCGGATACAGTGATCGGACCGTTGGGTCGATCGCCGGCCGTGGTGCACTCGATCGCGTTGATGAGCAGATTGAGCAGCGCCTGTCGAACGAGTGTTTCGTCGGCGCGGATCGGCGGCAGGTTCGGCGGCGCGACGACGTCGATGGCGATGTGACGCGCCGAGGCCTCGCTGGCGACCAGGCGCAGAACGTCGTGAACGAGCGGCACGAGATTGACGGACCCGAACGCCGGCTCGCGATGGCGCGCCAGATCCTCGAGCACCTGAAGAGCCGCGCGCATGCGGCCTTGTTCGGCGAGCGCGTCGCGCAATGCATCGACGATCTCGCCCGCGACGGCCGACGCGGCGACGCCGTCCGCCGCGATCAATCGCAGCGCGGCTGAGACATTCATCTCCATCGCCGTGAGCGGTTGCCGCAAATCGTGCGCGACGGCAGCGACGAGCTCACCGGCGACGATGAGTCGCGCGACGCGCTCGAGCTCCTGCTCGCCTTCCTCGGAGGTAAACGCATTCGGGCTTTGCACACTGGAGATCGTGCATCCGCACGAGTGGTCGCACGCATTGGCTCTTGGCCCAATGGTGGGTGTGCGCCGGCGCGGGCCATGATGACCAACGCGCCCGAATTCGGCGCTCCCACCACGGTCGAGGTCTCTGATGCGAGTCATCGAATACGGCCATGAGCGCAAGCGCTCGATCCCATTGACAGTCATCGACGGACGACCGGGCGCGGGAAAGAGCGCCGTCGTTCGCCATGCAATGCTGACCGCAAGCGGGCAGCGAGTCGTCGCCATCACGCGCGACTTGGGCGCGTTGCTCCCAGGCGCGTCCGACGTTCGCCGCGATGGACCGGTCGCCATGTGGCCGAACGGCTCGATGGCGATCGCGACGGACGATCCCACGGCAACGCTGGCGATGCTCGCGCGGCGCGAGGCGCCGCC
Protein-coding regions in this window:
- a CDS encoding histidine kinase dimerization/phospho-acceptor domain-containing protein → MQSPNAFTSEEGEQELERVARLIVAGELVAAVAHDLRQPLTAMEMNVSAALRLIAADGVAASAVAGEIVDALRDALAEQGRMRAALQVLEDLARHREPAFGSVNLVPLVHDVLRLVASEASARHIAIDVVAPPNLPPIRADETLVRQALLNLLINAIECTTAGDRPNGPITVSASTAGTRGVELTVMHFGGWRQSASGTDWALALAHAVTDAHGTSIALGGSPLAGVTATIVWPLDVIPSDTGD